GGCGAAGAACGACTTCAGCGCGGCGCCGCACTCGTCGGCAAGCACGCCGCCGGTCACGTCTGTCTGGTGGTTGAGTTGCGGATTGGCGAACGCGTCGATCACGCTGCCGCATGCGCCGGTCTTCGGATCGGCGGCGCCGTAGACGACCCGCGTGATGCGCGCATGCATGATCGCGCCCGCGCACATCAGGCACGGCTCGAGCGTCACGTACAGCTCGCAGCCGGGCATCCGGTAATTCTGCAGATGCTGTGCGGCCATGCGCAGCGCGGCCATTTCCGCATGGGCCGACGGGTCATGCCCGCCGATCGGATGGTTGAAGCCGCGTGCGATCACTTCGTCGCCGCGCACGAGCACCGCGCCGACCGGCACTTCGCCGGCCGCGCGCGCCTCTTCGGCGGCGGCCTGTGCGAGACGCATGAAATGCAGGTCGCGCGCCGATACGGGCGCGGCTTCGGGAGCAGGAGAATCGGTGGCGGCTTTGGCTGCCGGGGCGGCCGCCGATCGGGCTGCGTCGTGCAGCGCGTCGGACGTCACATCGGCCCCGCTTCGGCGGGCGCATCGTCGAGCCCGCGCTCGCACAGGCGTTCCGCGATGCGCCGGCAGTAGTCGCGCGGCATCACCATCGGGCCGCCGCGCAACGATTCGAGCGCCATGTCGAGCGCCAGGATCTTCGCCTGCAGCCGGCAGCGCGCGGCACGGTCGCTGACCGCCTGCACTTCGTCATGCAGGTTGCGCAGCGCGCGCAATTGCTCGACAGCCGGCGGCACGAAGCCCGCGTTCTTCAGGATACGGTTGGCCACCCGCACCTCCTCGGGCACGAGCAGGTCGTCGTCCAGCACTTGTGGCGCGCCGGTACCCGGCAAATCGTCGAACTCTCCCCGCGCTGCGGCGGCGGCAATACGCTGTTCGACCAGGGCGTCAAGCAATCTCATCAGTCAATCGGAACAATGCGGCAGCCGAATTCTAGCAGGGTGACGCGGGTATGACAGGTACTTCGAATATATGCTCAACATTGTGTTTTTTAGGGGCCGAATCGCGACGCATGCGCGCCGATCGGTGTCACTTGCCGCTCTGCTGCGCCGCAGCGGGCTAAGCGCCGTCCGGACACCGGCAAATGCAAGCGGTGTCGGGCCCTGTTTTTTATTTGCGACGATGCGGGCCGAACCTCGCCAATCCGGCGAAACGGCGGTCGCCCCGCTTTCGTTGCCGGGTCAAGCGGCCACCGTTTCCGGCCGCGCTTTCGCAAACGGGCGGAACATCATCGCGATCAGGAACGCGCCGAGGCCGATCGCGAACGAACCGATGTACAGCCAGCCATAGCTGCCGAACGTATCGACGATCAGGCCGCCGGCGACGGGCCCCGCGGCCATCCCGAGGCTGCCGGCCATCGCGCAGCCGCCGATCACGGTGCCCATCATCCGCAGCGGGAAATTCTCGCGCGCGAGCACCGAATACAGCGGCATCACGCCCGCATAGATGAAGCCGAACAGCGTCGCGACCGCGTAGAACCCGTCGAGCGTGCGCACGAAGTAGTAACCGAGCGCGCCGAGCGCCTGTGCGAGCAGCCCGGCCACCAGCATGCGCTTCGCGCCGACGCGGTCGCCGAGGAGCCCGAACGCGATCCGGCCGCCCATGCCCGCGAGCCCTTCGACGCTGTAGATCGACACCGCGACGATCAGCGGGATCCCGCATGTCACCGCGTAGCTGACCGTATGGAAGATCGGGCCCGAGTGGGTCGCGCAGCAGAAGAAATTGGTCAGCAGCAGCACCATGAACTGCGGCGAACGCAACGCGTCCGCGACCGACATCGCCGCGGGCGCGCCGGCCGGCAGAGGTGCCGCGTGCGTGCCGTCGAGCGCGGGCGCCCGGCGCACCAGCAGCGACGCCGGAATCATCACGACGGCCGCCAGCGCGGCGATGAGCAGCATCGACGTGCGCCAGTCGTATGCCGACACGAGCCACGCGGCCAGCGGCGACATCGTCATCGGCGCCATCCCCATGCCGGCCGACACGAGCGACACCGCCAGGCTGCGGTGCGTGTCGAACCAGCCCGTCACGCACGCCATCATCGGCACGAATACCGCGGCCGTCGCGCTGCCGACCGCGAGGCCGAAGGTCAGCTGGAACGCGAGCAGCGACGGCGCGCGGCTCGCCAGCGCCAGGCTCGCCGACAGCAGGACGGCGCCCGTCACGACGACCGCGCGCGTGCCGATGCGGTCCGACAGGCTGCCCCACCCCATGCTCGCGAAGGCCATTGCAACGAAGCCGAGCGTCATTGCGCCGGAAATTCCGGTCATCGACCAGCCCGTGTCGCGCGCAATGGACCGCAGGAACACGGGCAGCGAAAACATCGCGCCGACCGCGATGCAGCCCATCAGGCCGCCCGCGACGACGATCACCCAGCGGTATCGAGAATCCGGCATTGGGCGTCTCCTTGCTCGTTTCGGTAATCCTCGGGAACCGGGCGCCTGTTGCCGCGCGCGGCGGCATGTGCAGTTGGCCGCATCGACGCTATCGCGAGCCCGGTCGACATGGATACGACGGGCGACGCATCGGGAAATCGACAGGCGCGGCGCACACGCCGGCCGATTTTTTATTGTCGGCCAATCCGCGCGGCCGACAAGGGGCAGATCGGGCCAACACCGGACGCGGGACCGCCCGTTCGGTCCGCAGCTTGCCGCCCGGCTTTTCCGGAATCGGAAAGTCGAAATCAGAAATCGTTGGTTGGGGCCAGCGATCGCGCTGACTACACTCGAGCGATCTTGTCATAACAAGTTGACCGATGACCCCACCCAACGTCGTGCCGCTGTCGGCGGCCCCGCTCTACGTGCAGATCAAGGACACGCTGCGCGCGCGCATTCTCGACGGCACCCATGCGCCGCACAGCCGGATGCCTTCCGAGCACGAACTCTGCGCAATGTTCGACGTCAGCCGCATCACGGTGCGCCAGGCGCTCGGCGACCTGCAGAAGGAAGGCCTGCTGTTCAAGCTGCACGGCAAGGGCACGTTCGTGTCGAAGCCGAAGGCGTTCCAGAACGTGACGTCGCTGCAGGGCTTTGCCGAGGCGATGTCGTCGATGGGCTATGAGATCGTCAACCAGCTGCGCAGCTTCCGCACCGTCAAGGCCGATCGTCATCTCGCGACCAAGCTGAACGTGCCGGAAGGCGCGCCGCTCGTCGAGATTCACCGCGTGCGGCTGCTGAACCGCGAGCCGGTGTCGCTCGAACAGACCTGGGTGCCCGAAGCGCTCGGCAAGCGCCTCGCGGGCGCCGATCTCGCGACCCGCGACATCTTCCTGGTCCTGGAAAACGACTGCGGCATCCCGCTCGGTCATGCCGACGTGTCGATCGACGCGATCCTCGCCGACGACGAGATCGTCGACGCGCTGCACGTCGAGGAAAGCAGCCCCGTGCTGCGCATCGAGCGCCTCACGCACGACGCGTCGGGCGCGCCGATCGACTACGAATACCTCTACTTCCGCGGCGACGCCTTCCAGTACCGGTTGCGCATCGACCGGCAGAAGGCGCGCAAACCTGCAAGGAACCCTCGATGAATACCCATGTGCACGAATACGACGTCGTCGTGGTCGGCGGCGGCACGGCCGGCCCGATGGCAGCGATCAAGGCGAAGGAGCGCGACCCGTCCTTGCGCGTGCTGCTGCTCGAGAAGGCCAACGTAAAGCGCAGCGGCGCGATCTCGATGGGCATGGATGGCCTGAACAACGCGGTGATCCCCGGACATGCGACGCCCGAGCAGTACACGCGCGAGATCACGGTCGCCAACGACGGCATCGTCGACCAGGAAGCCGTCCATGCGTATGCGCAGCACAGCTTCGCGACGATCGAGCAGCTCGACCGCTGGGGCGTGAAGTTCGAGAAGGACGGCACCGGCGACTACGCCGTGAAGAAGGTTCATCACATGGGTTCGTACGTGCTGCCGATGCCGGAAGGACACGACATCAAGAAAGTGCTGTACCGGCAGCTGAAGCGCGCGCGCATCGCGATCACGAACCGGATCGTCGCGACGCGCGTGCTGACCGACGCGCAGGGCCGCGCGAGCGGCGTGCTCGGCTTCGACTGCCGCACCGCGGATTTCCACGTGATCCGCGCGAAAGCCGTGATTCTCTGCTGCGGCGCGGCCGGCCGCCTCGGGCTGCCGGCGTCGGGCTACCTGATGGGCACGTACGAGAACCCGACCAACGCGGGCGACGGCTATGCGATGGCCTATCACGCGGGCGCCGCACTCGCGAATCTCGAATGCTTCCAGATCAATCCGCTGATCAAGGACTACAACGGCCCCGCGTGCGCCTACGTGACGGGTCCGCTCGGCGGCTTCACCGCGAACGGCAAGGGCGAACGCTTCATCGAATGCGATTACTGGAGCGGTCAGATGATGTGGGAGTTCTACCAGGAATTGCAAAGCGGCAACGGCCCCGTGTTCCTGAAACTCGACCATCTCGCGGAAGAAACGATCCGGACCATCGAGCAGATCCTGCATACGAACGAGCGGCCGAGCCGCGGCCGCTTCCACGCGGGGCGCGGGACCGACTACCGAAACCGGATGGTCGAGATGCACATCTCCGAGATCGGCTTCTGCAGCGGCCACAGCGCATCCGGCGTGTATGTGAACGCGCGCGCGGAAACGACCGTGCCGGGGCTCTACGCGGCTGGCGACATGGCGGCCGTCCCGCACAACTACATGCTCGGCGCGTTCACGTACGGCTGGTTCGCCGGACAGAACGCGGCCGACTACGTAGCCGGCCGCGACCATGCGCCGGTGGACGACGAACAGGTCGACGCCGAGCGCGCTCGCGTGCTTGCCCCGCTTTTGCGCGAGCGCGGCCTGGCGCCGGCGCAGGTCGAGTACAAGCTGCGCCGCATGGTGAACGACTACCTGCAACCGCCGAAGGTGACGCGCAAGATGGAGATCGGGCTGCAACGCTTTGACGGCATTACTGAGGATATCGAAGAGATGAAGGCGAACCATCCGCACGAACTGATGCGCGCGGCCGAAGTGCGCGCGATCCGGGACTGCGCGGAAATGGCCGCGCGCGCGTCGCTGTTCCGCACCGAGAGCCGCTGGGGGCTGTACCACCATCGCGTCGACTTTCCGCACCGCAACGACGCCGAATGGTTCTGCCATACATGGCTGCGCAAGGACGCCGACGGCGCGATGCGCAGCGAGAAGCGGCCGGTCGAGCCGTACATCGTGCCGCTTGCCGACGACGAGCGCGGCGCCTACGCGCATCTGCGCATCCGCGAACCGGCCGCGCTCGCGGCCGCCCTCTGAGGAGCCGTACCGTGTCCCATACCCCGCACGACATCTTCCTGCGCAGCAGCGCGCCCGTCACGATCGACGAGGCACTGTGCATCGCCGACAAGGGCTGCACCGTCTGCGTCGACGTGTGCCCGCTCGACCTGCTCGCGATCGACGTGACCAAGGGCAAGGCCTATATGCAGTTCGACGAATGCTGGTACTGCATGCCATGCGAGCGCGATTGCCCGACCGGCGCCGTCAAGGTCGACATCCCTTACCTGCTGCGCTGACACGGCGCGCCACCCGCGCGCCGCTTCCACACTACCGGACTCACGACACATGAAAAGAATGCTACGGATGTTCCGCCTGCTCGCCGCATCGATCGCGGTCGCGGCCACCGGTTTCGCGCATGCGGAGACGATCCGCATCGCGATCGGAACGCAGGATACGACGATCAATTGCGCGACCGGCGGCCTGCTGATCCGCGAACTGCATCTGCTCGACAAGTACCTGCCGCACACCGGCAAGTATCAGGACGTGAAGTACGACGTGCAGTGGAAGGATTTCACGTCCGGCGCGCCGCTGACCAACGAGATGGTCGCCGGCAAGCTCGACTTCGGCGCGATGGCCGATTTCCCCGGCGCGCTGAACGGCGCGGCGTTCCGCAAGGCCGGCCGCCGCAGCGTGTTCATCACCGTGCTGGACGGCAGCATCGACGGCAGCGGCAACGGGATCGTCGTGCCGTCGAATTCGACGGTGCGCGGGCTGGCCGACCTGAAGGGCAAGACGATCTCGGTGCCGTTCGCATCGACCGCGCACGGCATGCTGCTGCGCGCAATCAAGGCCCAGGGCTGGAACCCCGACACCGACGTGAACATCGTCACGCAGGCGCCCGAAGTGGCCGGCAGCGCGCTGAAGGCGAACAAGATCGACGCGCATGCGGACTTCGTGCCGTTCGCCGACCTGTTCCCGTACCGCGGCATCGCGCGCAAGATCTACGACGGCGCGCAGACCCACGCGCCGACCTTCCACGGTGCGCTCGTCGACGCGGATTACGCGCGGCGCTATCCGGAAATCGTGGTGGCCTATCTGCGCGCCGCGATCGAAGCGAACCGCTTGCTCGCGCAGAACCCGGAAAAGTACAGCCTGCTGATCGAGAAGGTCACCGGCATCGAGGCGCCGGTCGACTACCTGTATCACGGGCCGCTCGGCATCCAGACCCGCGACCTGACGTGGAAGCCCGAATACCGGCAAGCGGTCGCGACGGCCATCGATACGCTGAAGCTGCTGAAGAAGACCGACACCGCGCCCGACCCCGCGACGTTCGTCGACGATCGCTATATCCGTGCGGCGTTCAAGGCGTCCGGGCTCGACTACGACGCGGCGCTGAAACACTACGGCAAGCAGTCGCTCGTCGCGAACGATGCGTCGACCGGCAAGCCGATCCGCGACTTCAACGACGTCGCGCAGGTCTGGCTCGCCGGCGACGAAGCCGTGCGCCACTATGCCAGCCCCGCAGCCGCCTTTGCGGCGCTCGGCAAGCTCGGCCCGTCCGCGAAGGTGCGCGCGGTGTTCGTGCACGACCATGCCAGCGGCCTGAAGCTGTTCGCCGACCAGGCGTGGTACGTAAAGGACGCGCACGGCGTGCTCACCGCGTTCCTGCTGAAGTCGGGCGCCGACGCGTACGCGCAGCAGGTATCGGGCGCGGTGGTTGACTATGCGGTCGCGAAGACCGTCACCGCGCAGGCGCTCGCCGCGCGCTGAGCGTCGCGCGCCCGCCTCTTTCCATTCGTCGACACCGGACTTCCGCATGGCCGCCACCCTCGACCTCGTCAAACGCCGCCTCACCGACGCACCGCGCAGCGGTGACGCCCGCTCGCCGCATTTCGCCGCGCGCCGCCGCCCGACACCGATGCGCCGCCGCGCATGGCGTTTCGCATCGCTCGCCGCCTGCATCGCGCTGTGGCAAGCGGCCGTCCACTGGCGGCTGTCGCTCGGCATCGTCACGTTCGCGAACGTGCCCGCGCCGGCCGACGTCGGCCCCGCGCTGGCATCGTTCCTGCAATCGCCGAAGCTGCCGATGCACCTGTTCGCGAGCATCACGCGCGTGCTGGCCGGCTTCGTCGCGGCGGCAGTCGCCGGCATCGGCCTCGGACTCGCGATCGGCCGCTATCGCGCGCTCGAGGACACGCTGCTGCCGCCACTCGAGATGCTGCGGCCGATTCCGGCCGTCGCGTGGATTCCGCTCGCGATCCTGATGTTTCCGTCGTCGGAGCTGAGCATGATGTTCATCACGTTCGTCGGCGCGCTGTTCCCGATCCTGCTCAATACCGTGCATGGCGCCGAAGCC
The nucleotide sequence above comes from Burkholderia pyrrocinia. Encoded proteins:
- a CDS encoding GntR family transcriptional regulator, encoding MTPPNVVPLSAAPLYVQIKDTLRARILDGTHAPHSRMPSEHELCAMFDVSRITVRQALGDLQKEGLLFKLHGKGTFVSKPKAFQNVTSLQGFAEAMSSMGYEIVNQLRSFRTVKADRHLATKLNVPEGAPLVEIHRVRLLNREPVSLEQTWVPEALGKRLAGADLATRDIFLVLENDCGIPLGHADVSIDAILADDEIVDALHVEESSPVLRIERLTHDASGAPIDYEYLYFRGDAFQYRLRIDRQKARKPARNPR
- a CDS encoding DnaJ family domain-containing protein, which produces MRLLDALVEQRIAAAAARGEFDDLPGTGAPQVLDDDLLVPEEVRVANRILKNAGFVPPAVEQLRALRNLHDEVQAVSDRAARCRLQAKILALDMALESLRGGPMVMPRDYCRRIAERLCERGLDDAPAEAGPM
- the tadA gene encoding tRNA adenosine(34) deaminase TadA, producing MTSDALHDAARSAAAPAAKAATDSPAPEAAPVSARDLHFMRLAQAAAEEARAAGEVPVGAVLVRGDEVIARGFNHPIGGHDPSAHAEMAALRMAAQHLQNYRMPGCELYVTLEPCLMCAGAIMHARITRVVYGAADPKTGACGSVIDAFANPQLNHQTDVTGGVLADECGAALKSFFAERRRALRAARLARDAESGAS
- a CDS encoding ABC transporter substrate-binding protein — translated: MKRMLRMFRLLAASIAVAATGFAHAETIRIAIGTQDTTINCATGGLLIRELHLLDKYLPHTGKYQDVKYDVQWKDFTSGAPLTNEMVAGKLDFGAMADFPGALNGAAFRKAGRRSVFITVLDGSIDGSGNGIVVPSNSTVRGLADLKGKTISVPFASTAHGMLLRAIKAQGWNPDTDVNIVTQAPEVAGSALKANKIDAHADFVPFADLFPYRGIARKIYDGAQTHAPTFHGALVDADYARRYPEIVVAYLRAAIEANRLLAQNPEKYSLLIEKVTGIEAPVDYLYHGPLGIQTRDLTWKPEYRQAVATAIDTLKLLKKTDTAPDPATFVDDRYIRAAFKASGLDYDAALKHYGKQSLVANDASTGKPIRDFNDVAQVWLAGDEAVRHYASPAAAFAALGKLGPSAKVRAVFVHDHASGLKLFADQAWYVKDAHGVLTAFLLKSGADAYAQQVSGAVVDYAVAKTVTAQALAAR
- a CDS encoding MFS transporter → MPDSRYRWVIVVAGGLMGCIAVGAMFSLPVFLRSIARDTGWSMTGISGAMTLGFVAMAFASMGWGSLSDRIGTRAVVVTGAVLLSASLALASRAPSLLAFQLTFGLAVGSATAAVFVPMMACVTGWFDTHRSLAVSLVSAGMGMAPMTMSPLAAWLVSAYDWRTSMLLIAALAAVVMIPASLLVRRAPALDGTHAAPLPAGAPAAMSVADALRSPQFMVLLLTNFFCCATHSGPIFHTVSYAVTCGIPLIVAVSIYSVEGLAGMGGRIAFGLLGDRVGAKRMLVAGLLAQALGALGYYFVRTLDGFYAVATLFGFIYAGVMPLYSVLARENFPLRMMGTVIGGCAMAGSLGMAAGPVAGGLIVDTFGSYGWLYIGSFAIGLGAFLIAMMFRPFAKARPETVAA
- a CDS encoding fumarate reductase/succinate dehydrogenase flavoprotein subunit, with translation MNTHVHEYDVVVVGGGTAGPMAAIKAKERDPSLRVLLLEKANVKRSGAISMGMDGLNNAVIPGHATPEQYTREITVANDGIVDQEAVHAYAQHSFATIEQLDRWGVKFEKDGTGDYAVKKVHHMGSYVLPMPEGHDIKKVLYRQLKRARIAITNRIVATRVLTDAQGRASGVLGFDCRTADFHVIRAKAVILCCGAAGRLGLPASGYLMGTYENPTNAGDGYAMAYHAGAALANLECFQINPLIKDYNGPACAYVTGPLGGFTANGKGERFIECDYWSGQMMWEFYQELQSGNGPVFLKLDHLAEETIRTIEQILHTNERPSRGRFHAGRGTDYRNRMVEMHISEIGFCSGHSASGVYVNARAETTVPGLYAAGDMAAVPHNYMLGAFTYGWFAGQNAADYVAGRDHAPVDDEQVDAERARVLAPLLRERGLAPAQVEYKLRRMVNDYLQPPKVTRKMEIGLQRFDGITEDIEEMKANHPHELMRAAEVRAIRDCAEMAARASLFRTESRWGLYHHRVDFPHRNDAEWFCHTWLRKDADGAMRSEKRPVEPYIVPLADDERGAYAHLRIREPAALAAAL
- a CDS encoding ferredoxin family protein translates to MSHTPHDIFLRSSAPVTIDEALCIADKGCTVCVDVCPLDLLAIDVTKGKAYMQFDECWYCMPCERDCPTGAVKVDIPYLLR
- a CDS encoding ABC transporter permease, with the translated sequence MAATLDLVKRRLTDAPRSGDARSPHFAARRRPTPMRRRAWRFASLAACIALWQAAVHWRLSLGIVTFANVPAPADVGPALASFLQSPKLPMHLFASITRVLAGFVAAAVAGIGLGLAIGRYRALEDTLLPPLEMLRPIPAVAWIPLAILMFPSSELSMMFITFVGALFPILLNTVHGAEAVDPRLVATARSLGTRGLALYAEVILPGAAPSIFTGLSIGMGTAWFCLVTAEMIAGQYGIGYFTWESYTLQNYPDIVVGMALIGLLGMGSSLLVKRIGAALTPWYAPRGGRP